From one Acidimicrobiales bacterium genomic stretch:
- a CDS encoding SDR family NAD(P)-dependent oxidoreductase, with protein METPLKGKVALVTGASRGIGEFIAKRLGAAGAAVAVSARTLEEGDHQFAGSVTTTVKAINDGGGIAAAFRADLGDHDDRHALVPAVVKEFGPIDILVNNAAITYFEPIDNFSERHYDLMFDVQVKAPFELCQAVLPSMRERKQGWILNISSGAARHPQGPPYGMGMRGGAVYGMCKAALERFSTGLAAEAYRDNIAVNCLSPSGVIATPGVVHHKLDKLVGEENLEPMERMVDAAYAMVTGDPQVLTGKVTYARPFLEEIAAQS; from the coding sequence ATGGAGACTCCGCTTAAGGGGAAGGTGGCGCTCGTCACCGGTGCGAGCCGCGGCATCGGTGAGTTCATCGCCAAGCGACTCGGCGCCGCCGGTGCCGCGGTCGCGGTCAGCGCCCGCACGCTCGAAGAAGGCGACCACCAGTTCGCCGGCAGCGTGACCACCACGGTCAAGGCGATCAACGACGGCGGCGGGATCGCCGCCGCGTTCCGCGCCGACCTCGGTGACCACGACGACCGCCACGCGCTCGTGCCCGCGGTCGTCAAGGAGTTCGGCCCGATCGACATCCTCGTCAACAACGCGGCGATCACCTACTTCGAGCCGATCGACAACTTCTCCGAGCGCCACTACGACCTCATGTTCGACGTGCAGGTCAAGGCGCCCTTCGAGCTGTGCCAAGCGGTGCTGCCGTCGATGCGCGAGCGCAAGCAGGGTTGGATCCTCAACATCTCCTCGGGAGCGGCGCGCCACCCCCAGGGTCCGCCCTACGGCATGGGCATGCGGGGCGGCGCCGTCTACGGCATGTGCAAGGCGGCGCTCGAGCGCTTCTCGACGGGCCTCGCCGCCGAGGCGTATCGCGACAACATCGCGGTCAACTGCCTGTCGCCCAGCGGCGTCATCGCCACGCCCGGCGTCGTGCACCACAAGCTCGACAAGTTGGTGGGCGAAGAGAACCTCGAGCCGATGGAGCGGATGGTCGACGCCGCCTACGCGATGGTGACGGGCGACCCGCAGGTCCTCACCGGCAAGGTCACCTACGCCCGCCCATTTCTCGAGGAAATCGCCGCGCAGTCCTAG
- a CDS encoding LLM class F420-dependent oxidoreductase — protein sequence MKFGIIFANVGPWGLPDHAAAMAAACEEFGIESVWTVEHVVVPKGYQSPYPYSPTGRMPGPEDSPIPDPLIWLTYMAANSTNLRLATGVLILPQRNPLVLAKELATLDQLSKGRLTLGVGVGWLAEEFSALGIPFAERAKRTDDAIGALRAAWTQNPATHHGEFFDFTDVHVLPAPVQAGGVPIVVGGHTPAAARRAGRLGDGFFPAQSTIDDLPPLLDIMRTAAKDAGRDADAIEITAGGGLDLDTVKRFADLGVARLVIPPLAFDVEGLRAALGTFQEKVISKL from the coding sequence ATGAAATTCGGGATCATTTTCGCGAACGTCGGACCCTGGGGCCTACCCGATCATGCAGCAGCGATGGCGGCGGCGTGCGAAGAGTTCGGCATCGAGTCGGTGTGGACCGTCGAACACGTGGTGGTGCCGAAGGGTTACCAGTCGCCGTACCCCTACTCGCCGACGGGCCGCATGCCCGGACCCGAGGACAGCCCGATCCCGGATCCGCTGATCTGGCTGACGTACATGGCGGCGAACTCGACCAATCTGCGCCTGGCGACCGGCGTGTTGATCCTGCCGCAGCGCAACCCGCTGGTGCTGGCCAAGGAGCTGGCGACGCTCGACCAGCTGTCGAAGGGCCGCCTCACCCTCGGCGTCGGCGTGGGCTGGCTGGCCGAGGAGTTCTCGGCGCTCGGCATCCCCTTCGCCGAGCGGGCCAAGCGCACTGACGATGCGATCGGGGCGCTACGCGCCGCCTGGACCCAGAACCCGGCCACGCACCACGGCGAGTTCTTCGACTTCACCGACGTGCACGTGCTGCCCGCGCCCGTGCAGGCCGGTGGGGTGCCGATCGTGGTCGGGGGCCACACCCCGGCGGCGGCCCGGCGCGCCGGGCGTCTCGGCGACGGCTTCTTCCCGGCGCAGAGCACGATCGACGACCTCCCGCCGCTGCTCGACATCATGCGTACGGCGGCCAAAGACGCCGGCCGCGACGCCGACGCCATCGAGATAACCGCTGGTGGCGGCCTCGATCTCGACACGGTGAAGCGCTTCGCCGACCTCGGTGTCGCGCGCCT
- a CDS encoding YqgE/AlgH family protein, translated as MSEEWLKGKLLVSLPNVREDAFYRTVVLVLAHGPQGALGVVLNRPTGIDLAEIFPELKAEAAEPSVIFSGGPVEPDGIICLARGVSADERPGFAPVLDHWGSIDPRALPPEGVDHVRVYRGYAGWSARQLEFELARGSWLVTDVGPFDLTSDEPEGLWERVLERRGPKYARLKNVPRDPSLN; from the coding sequence GTGAGCGAAGAGTGGCTGAAGGGCAAGCTGCTGGTTTCGCTGCCCAACGTGCGCGAGGACGCGTTCTACCGCACCGTCGTGCTCGTGCTCGCCCACGGTCCCCAGGGCGCACTCGGCGTCGTGCTCAACCGTCCGACGGGGATCGACCTCGCCGAGATCTTCCCCGAGTTGAAGGCCGAGGCCGCCGAACCCTCCGTCATCTTCAGCGGTGGACCGGTCGAACCCGACGGGATCATCTGCCTGGCGCGGGGAGTCTCGGCCGACGAGCGCCCCGGCTTCGCCCCGGTGCTCGACCACTGGGGTTCGATCGACCCGCGGGCGCTGCCCCCCGAAGGCGTCGACCACGTGCGGGTGTACCGCGGCTACGCCGGTTGGTCGGCGCGCCAGCTCGAGTTCGAACTGGCGCGGGGCTCGTGGCTCGTCACCGACGTCGGACCCTTCGACCTCACGAGCGACGAACCCGAGGGGCTGTGGGAGCGCGTGCTCGAACGACGCGGGCCCAAGTACGCGCGCCTCAAGAACGTCCCCCGCGATCCATCATTGAACTGA
- a CDS encoding DUF2461 domain-containing protein: MMFSPKATRFFEQLAADNTKAFWTEHKAEYDEFVRAPMVALTDELAKTYGPFHIFRPNRDIRFSKDKTPYKTNIAATAETEGGASVYVSFSADGLYAGTGYYRFAKDQIERYRAAVANDGTGAALVKLVAAARQKGYEVHGESLKVAPRGYAKDHPRVDLLRHAGLYVGRVVDDDKVKASLRGGAPVAAWLDEHVGPTTILPEDWRR; encoded by the coding sequence ATGATGTTCTCCCCGAAGGCGACGCGCTTCTTCGAGCAACTCGCGGCCGACAACACCAAGGCGTTCTGGACCGAGCACAAGGCCGAGTACGACGAGTTCGTGCGCGCCCCGATGGTGGCGCTCACCGACGAACTGGCCAAGACCTACGGCCCCTTCCACATCTTCCGGCCCAACCGCGACATCCGCTTCTCGAAGGACAAGACGCCGTACAAGACCAACATCGCGGCGACGGCCGAGACCGAAGGCGGGGCGTCGGTCTACGTCAGTTTCTCCGCCGACGGGCTCTACGCCGGAACCGGTTACTACCGCTTCGCCAAGGACCAGATCGAGCGCTATCGCGCCGCCGTCGCCAACGACGGCACCGGCGCCGCGTTGGTGAAGCTCGTCGCCGCGGCGCGCCAGAAGGGCTACGAGGTCCACGGTGAATCGCTCAAGGTGGCGCCGCGGGGCTACGCCAAGGACCACCCGCGCGTCGACTTGCTCCGCCACGCCGGCCTCTACGTCGGCCGCGTCGTCGACGACGACAAGGTGAAGGCGTCGTTGCGCGGGGGCGCGCCCGTGGCCGCGTGGCTCGACGAGCACGTCGGCCCCACGACCATCCTCCCCGAAGACTGGCGCCGCTAG